Proteins encoded within one genomic window of Trichoderma asperellum chromosome 2, complete sequence:
- a CDS encoding uncharacterized protein (EggNog:ENOG41~TransMembrane:3 (i55-78o98-119i126-144o)), translating to MADRSSTPLLQSYHGDDSDEAPVWRRRSQESSFCRHLRRCRRTSQRFLESRTKHFAVMGIVALDVAALLANIFIQLIACEMDEKDEPWVEDVTESLEIAGLVFSSLFLLELVACLFAFGPRFLASWFHLFDSAVIVASFVIDIFSRGLTESIGSLIVVLRLWRLAKISEEVVLGATERMEILEQQLEDLEAENSRLRAQLGIESSNHSINE from the exons atggCAGATCGCTCGTCCACCCCATTGCTCCAGTCTTACCATGGCGATGACAGCGATGAAGCGCCCGTCTGGCGCAGGCGCTCTCAGGAATCATCCTTCTGCCGACATTTACGACGATGCCGCAGGACAAGCCAGCGCTTCCTCGAGTCTCGCACAAAACATTTCGCCGTCATGGGTATTGTGGCACTGGATGTAGCTGCGCTGCTTGCAAATATCTTTATTCAGTTGATTGCCTGCGAGATGGATGAGAAGGATGAGCCCTGGGTGGAAGATGTAACCGAAAGTCTGGAAATCGCAGGTCTagtcttcagcagcctcttcctccttgaACTCGTTGCATGTTTGTTTGCCTTTGGTCCGCG CTTCCTTGCCTCTTGGTTTCATCTGTTCGACTCGGCAGTCATTGTTGCTAGTTTTGTGATAGATATATTTTCCAGAGGTCTTACCGAGTCTATTGGCTCTTTGATTGTTGTCCTCCGTCTATGGAGGTTGGCAAAGATATCCGAAGAGGTGGTATTGGGCGCTAcagagaggatggagatTCTGGAACAGCAGCTAGAGGACCTCGAAGCTGAAAATAGTAGATTACGAGCTCAGCTGGGCATCGAGTCCTCCAATCATTCGATCAATGAGTAA
- the PAB2 gene encoding poly(A) binding protein Pab2, with translation MSDADKPEGIPQEEREPENEITASEEEEIQAMKRRVAEMEEEAKKLREMQAILEQQSADLADDKESVDARSIFVGNVDYSASPEEVQAHFQSCGSINRVTILLDKFTGQPKGYAYVEFTEPSLVAQALVLNESVFKGRNIKVTPKRTNIPGMSRGRGRGGFRGGRGFHGRGGFPPRGGYRGGYRGRGRGYAPY, from the exons ATGTCGGACGCAGACAAGCCAGAAGGCATCCCTCAGGAGGAGCGTGAGCCGGAAAACGAGATTACGGCTAGTGAAGAG GAGGAGATCCAAGCGATGAAGCGCCGAGTcgcagagatggaagaggaagcTAAGAAGCTGCGTGAGATGCAGGCCATACTGGAGCAGCAGTCTGCTGATCTCGCCGATGACAAAGAGTCTGTCGACGCTCGAAGCATTTTCGTGGGCAACGTCGATTACTCGGCCTCTCCAGAGGAAGTCCAGGCGCATTTCCAGAGCTGCGGCTCTATCAATCGAGTCACCATTCTTCTAGACAAATTTACCGGACAGCCTAAGGG CTATGCCTATGTCGAGTTTACCGAGCCCAGCTTGGTGGCCCAGGCCCTCGTCCTGAACGAGAGTGTCTTCAAGGGACGCAACATCAAGGTTACGCCCAAGCGCACCAACATTCCTGGCATGAGCCGCGGtcgtggaagaggaggttTCCGCGGTGGACGAGGTTTCCATGGACGCGGGGGATTCCCTCCCCGGGGCGGTTACCGTGGCGGCTACCGGGGCCGTGGACGAGGTTACGCCCCTTACTAG
- a CDS encoding uncharacterized protein (EggNog:ENOG41), with protein MDSSKTYSGLGKQAMQYESPEQLLDVFKAAALSVTKLYKTSAKAEARARADGYQDCLDDLLLFLDKQSIGLDDGEGWRIRRWATERLDGREAGHQSTESEDETDKGERNTSPEASRASAEPSASTSVPTQSRTHSPPAVVPAPPMNEEPTHFVIPTQEAFTFHSTYPNIATLDLSDPRPQDVSAFPPSFSSKFGSSSSRNGPRSSPHLGRGAGAKRKMDFDDFFGGCFDSKDPAGNGAKRNRHT; from the coding sequence ATGGACTCGTCGAAAACCTACAGCGGCCTGGGAAAGCAGGCGATGCAGTATGAGTCACCCGAACAGCTGCTAGACGTTTTCAAGGCTGCGGCGCTATCCGTGACGAAGCTTTACAAGACATCTGCCAAAGCAGAGGCGCGTGCTCGCGCAGACGGATACCAAGATTGCTTGGAcgacctcctcctcttcctcgacaAGCAAAGCATTGGTTTGGACGACGGCGAGGGCTGGAGAATAAGAAGATGGGCTACGGAGAGGCTCGACGGTCGAGAGGCAGGACATCAGAGCACTGAGAGCGAAGACGAGACCGACAAGGGCGAAAGAAATACCTCCCCCGAGGCTTCTCGGGCTAGTGCTGAACCATCAGCGTCTACATCGGTTCCGACCCAATCTCGAACACACTCACCTCCCGCTGTCGTCCCTGCGCCTCCTATGAACGAAGAACCGACCCATTTTGTCATACCAACACAAGAAGCCTTCACCTTCCACTCAACGTATCCCAACATCGCTACCCTAGACTTATCAGACCCACGACCGCAGGACGTATCTGCTTTCCCGCCGTCATTTAGTTCTAAATTCGGATCAAGTTCTTCAAGGAACGGCCCTCGGTCTTCGCCACATCTTGGCCGGGGGGCAGGGGCGAAACGAAAGATGGACTTTGACGACTTTTTCGGTGGCTGTTTTGATAGCAAAGACCCAGCCGGTAACGGAGCCAAACGCAATCGACACACATGA